The Lycium ferocissimum isolate CSIRO_LF1 chromosome 10, AGI_CSIRO_Lferr_CH_V1, whole genome shotgun sequence genome window below encodes:
- the LOC132032386 gene encoding alkylated DNA repair protein ALKBH6 homolog isoform X3: MMQKLVQYGIFAHFHSKLSLKKVPPWLTRITERINEKSGLFPSSINHVLINEYLPNQGIMPHQDGPAYYPVVAILSLGSPVVMDFTPHPNLGSHVGTHGKSVDDKISDQEAAVMNSSERLDSCHPFSIILMPRSLLIFKDMVYSDYLHGIKDSEVQRCNEAVNVTNVQSHGIVQHSSGPVKACDSDDTVICRGNTRVSLTCRAVTKVYKSIFKF, encoded by the exons atgaTGCAAAAACTTGTTCAATATGGCATCTTTGCCCATTTCCATTCCAAACTATCTTTAAAAAAAG TGCCTCCTTGGTTAACTAGAATTACGGAGAGAATAAATGAAAAATCAGGGTTATTTCCATCATCAATTAATCACGTGCTTATCAATGAATACCTTCCTAACCAAGGAATAATG CCGCATCAAGACGGACCAGCTTATTATCCTGTAGTGGCAATTCTTTCTCTTGGATCTCCTGTAGTTATGGATTTCACTCCACATCCTAATTTGGGCAGCCATGTTGGTACACATGGAAAGAGTGTTGATGACAAAATTTCTGACCAGGAGGCCGCTGTGATGAATTCAAGTGAACGGCTAGATAGCTGCCATCCTTTTTCTATCATATTAATGCCTCGCAGTTTGTTGATATTCAAAGATATGGTGTACTCAG ACTACTTGCATGGTATAAAAGATTCTGAGGTGCAGCGATGTAACGAG GCTGTAAATGTAACAAATGTTCAAAGTCATGGAATAGTTCAGCACTCATCAGGTCCCGTGAAAGCATGTGATAGTGATGACACTGTCATTTGCAGGGGTAACACCAGAGTTTCTTTGACCTGTCGAGCAGTAACAAAGGTttataaaagtatttttaagttctAG